A genomic stretch from Achromobacter spanius includes:
- a CDS encoding DUF2863 family protein, which translates to MARSRSQSAPRMTRDATRLVALSQALNRSGSRVEDVFWENQLGEAIPKLLKAGQDAPLEAALDHLAQSDIGAYEVLIEQAETLSESMKIEKDGVVHDVLLIVAPIVAWTRYAIPTGPVSASAQQALLAQLHGHVLSSHARTALMPMLVSVDQMPRTFGETWQWLQRLGSQALGGEATKPVLNTEVETANMLADTRYIIGAVAVPENAPIFRWQESLGEADATRDACQEQWAAQAQPTLAALLPGCGFEALLPDAYYVSNREADRRVRPLSLRAAVSWLEGAVSLEASQLRAVVAGCGENRIDEYRISFTARNSNDVYYGCVWPLYGREEETPSDEGQPDVVDEIAALLKEYGVTEMRRIPGVLPAEYCEDCGAPYFPNPLGELVHAELPEDAEAAPAKFH; encoded by the coding sequence ATGGCCCGATCCCGCAGCCAATCCGCTCCCCGCATGACCCGCGACGCCACCCGCCTGGTGGCGCTGTCCCAAGCGCTTAACCGCTCGGGCAGCCGCGTTGAAGACGTGTTCTGGGAGAACCAGCTTGGCGAAGCGATTCCCAAGCTGCTCAAGGCGGGGCAGGACGCCCCGCTGGAAGCGGCCCTGGACCACCTCGCGCAAAGCGACATAGGCGCCTACGAAGTCTTGATCGAACAGGCGGAAACGCTGTCCGAATCCATGAAGATCGAGAAAGACGGCGTCGTGCACGACGTGCTGCTTATCGTCGCGCCGATTGTCGCCTGGACCCGCTACGCCATTCCAACCGGCCCCGTTTCCGCCAGCGCCCAGCAGGCGCTGCTGGCGCAGTTGCACGGCCATGTGCTGTCCAGCCATGCGCGCACCGCGCTGATGCCGATGCTGGTCAGCGTGGACCAGATGCCGCGCACCTTCGGCGAAACCTGGCAGTGGCTGCAACGCCTGGGCTCGCAGGCCCTGGGCGGCGAAGCCACCAAGCCCGTGCTGAACACCGAAGTGGAAACGGCCAACATGCTGGCCGACACGCGCTACATCATCGGCGCGGTCGCCGTGCCCGAAAACGCGCCCATTTTCCGCTGGCAGGAAAGCCTGGGCGAAGCCGACGCCACGCGCGACGCCTGCCAGGAACAATGGGCCGCCCAGGCGCAACCCACGCTGGCGGCGCTGCTGCCCGGCTGCGGCTTTGAGGCCTTGCTGCCCGACGCCTACTACGTCAGCAACCGCGAAGCCGACCGGCGCGTGCGCCCCCTGTCGCTGCGCGCGGCCGTGAGTTGGCTGGAAGGCGCGGTCAGCCTGGAGGCCTCGCAGCTGCGCGCGGTGGTGGCCGGCTGCGGCGAAAACCGCATCGACGAATACCGCATCAGCTTCACGGCGCGCAACAGCAATGACGTGTATTACGGCTGCGTATGGCCCTTGTATGGCCGCGAGGAAGAAACCCCGTCCGACGAAGGCCAACCCGACGTGGTCGATGAAATCGCAGCTTTGCTGAAGGAATATGGCGTCACGGAAATGCGCCGTATCCCGGGCGTGCTGCCCGCGGAATACTGCGAAGACTGCGGCGCGCCCTACTTCCCGAATCCGCTGGGCGAATTGGTACACGCCGAATTGCCCGAGGACGCCGAAGCCGCGCCGGCCAAGTTCCACTAA
- a CDS encoding DODA-type extradiol aromatic ring-opening family dioxygenase: protein MRWPTLFVSHGSPMLAVEPGLTGPVLAAWSQAQGRKPRGILVVSPHWMGEGLALSTRDQQVAWHDFGGFPPELYTLQYAAPGSPELGARVQALLAESGIAADRDPRRPLDHGAWVPLRYLYPDVDVPVVQLSLDMGRDAAGQLALGLALAPLRDEGILIIGSGSLTHNLRHLRMPQDAPAAPYVPEFQNWYARNLADNNVPALLDWQAQAPGASQAHPHDDHLMPLYVALGAGGASAKRLNDEISYSALAMDAYQFDD from the coding sequence ATGCGTTGGCCTACGCTATTCGTTTCCCACGGTTCGCCCATGCTGGCCGTTGAACCCGGGCTGACCGGCCCCGTGCTGGCGGCCTGGAGCCAGGCCCAGGGCCGCAAGCCGCGCGGCATCCTGGTGGTGTCACCGCATTGGATGGGCGAAGGCCTGGCGCTGTCCACCCGCGACCAGCAAGTGGCCTGGCACGACTTCGGCGGCTTTCCGCCCGAGCTCTACACGCTGCAATACGCGGCGCCCGGTTCGCCCGAACTGGGCGCGCGCGTGCAGGCGCTGCTGGCCGAGTCGGGCATCGCCGCCGACCGCGACCCGCGCCGCCCACTGGACCATGGCGCCTGGGTGCCGCTGCGCTACCTGTATCCCGATGTCGACGTGCCGGTGGTGCAACTGTCGCTGGACATGGGCCGCGACGCTGCCGGCCAGTTGGCGCTGGGGCTCGCGCTGGCGCCGCTGCGCGACGAGGGCATCCTGATCATCGGCTCGGGCTCGCTGACACACAATCTGCGCCACCTGCGCATGCCGCAAGACGCACCGGCGGCGCCCTATGTGCCCGAGTTTCAAAACTGGTATGCGCGCAACCTGGCCGACAACAACGTGCCGGCATTGCTGGACTGGCAGGCGCAGGCGCCGGGCGCATCGCAGGCCCATCCGCATGACGATCACCTGATGCCGCTGTATGTGGCGCTGGGCGCGGGCGGCGCGTCGGCCAAGCGCTTGAATGACGAGATCTCGTACAGCGCACTGGCCATGGATGCCTATCAGTTCGACGACTGA
- the acnA gene encoding aconitate hydratase AcnA has protein sequence MPHNTLDTLKNFKIGNKSCQYYSLPALGKSLGIDVQRLPVSIRVVLESVLRNCDGKKVTEEHVKQLANWQANARREDEIPFVVARVVLQDFTGVPLLADIAAMRSVADKMGKSPKSIEPLVPVDLVVDHSVMIDYFGTKNALDLNMKLEFKRNQERYQFMKWGMQAFDTFGVVPPGFGIVHQVNLEYLARGVHQDKKNNVYYPDSLVGTDSHTTMINGIGVVGWGVGGIEAEAGMLGQPVYFLTPDVVGVELKGQLRGGVTATDLVLTITEMLRREKVVGKFVEFCGEGTASLTVAERATIGNMAPEYGATMGFFPVDERTIAYFRGTGRTEDEIAAFEAYFKAQKMFGIPAAQDINFTKLLTLDLSTVAPSLAGPKRPQDRIEIGNVKNTFIDLFSKPVAENGFNQPAEKLNQTFTTSTGTKIKNGDILIAAITSCTNTSNPNVLLAAGLLAKKAVEAGLKVPKHIKTSLAPGSRVVTDYLTKTGLLPYLEKLGFDVAAYGCTTCIGNAGDLTPDLNEAIIGNDLVCSAVLSGNRNFEARIHPNIKANFLASPPLVVAYALAGTVTRDLMTEPVGKGKNGDVWLGDIWPTAEEVEALMKHALDPKVFEANYGQVKSNPGKLWENIKGVAGDTYNWPDSTYIAEPPFFEGFDMTPAAMPTVKGARALGVFGDSVTTDHISPAGSIKETSPAGKWLKENGVMKADFNSYGSRRGNHEIMMRGTFANVRIKNLMIPSLPDGSRFEGGETLFQPTGEQMSIYDAAMKYVAQGTPTVVFGGEEYGTGSSRDWAAKGTQLLGVKAVITRSFERIHRSNLVGMGVLPLQFKGADSVESLGITGEETYDISGLENGIKPMQDVTLTITRKDGSKQDVTVLLRIDTPIEVDYYQHGGILPFVLRQLLAA, from the coding sequence ATGCCGCACAACACCCTAGACACTCTCAAGAATTTCAAGATCGGCAATAAATCCTGTCAGTACTATTCGCTGCCGGCGCTGGGCAAGTCCCTCGGCATCGATGTGCAGCGGCTCCCGGTATCGATCCGCGTCGTGCTGGAATCCGTGCTGCGCAACTGTGATGGCAAGAAGGTCACGGAAGAACACGTCAAGCAACTCGCCAACTGGCAGGCCAACGCGCGCCGCGAAGACGAAATCCCCTTCGTCGTGGCGCGCGTCGTGCTGCAGGACTTCACCGGCGTGCCGCTGTTGGCTGATATCGCCGCGATGCGGTCGGTGGCCGACAAGATGGGCAAGAGCCCCAAGAGCATTGAACCGTTGGTGCCGGTTGACCTGGTCGTCGACCACTCGGTCATGATCGACTACTTCGGCACCAAGAATGCGCTGGACCTGAACATGAAGCTGGAATTCAAGCGCAACCAAGAGCGCTACCAGTTCATGAAATGGGGCATGCAGGCGTTTGATACCTTCGGCGTCGTGCCCCCGGGCTTTGGCATCGTCCACCAGGTCAACCTGGAATACCTGGCGCGCGGCGTGCACCAGGACAAGAAGAACAACGTCTATTACCCCGATTCGCTGGTGGGCACCGACAGCCACACCACGATGATCAACGGTATCGGCGTGGTGGGCTGGGGCGTGGGCGGCATCGAAGCCGAAGCCGGCATGCTGGGCCAGCCCGTGTACTTCCTGACGCCCGACGTGGTGGGCGTTGAACTCAAGGGCCAGTTGCGCGGCGGCGTCACCGCCACCGACCTGGTGCTGACCATTACCGAAATGCTGCGCCGTGAAAAAGTGGTGGGCAAGTTCGTTGAATTCTGCGGTGAAGGCACCGCCAGCCTGACCGTGGCCGAACGCGCCACCATCGGCAACATGGCGCCGGAATACGGCGCCACCATGGGCTTCTTCCCGGTTGACGAACGCACCATCGCATACTTCCGTGGCACCGGCCGCACGGAAGACGAAATCGCCGCCTTCGAAGCCTATTTCAAGGCACAGAAGATGTTCGGCATCCCCGCTGCCCAAGACATCAACTTCACCAAGCTGCTGACGCTGGACCTGTCCACCGTGGCGCCGTCGCTGGCCGGCCCGAAGCGTCCGCAAGACCGCATCGAAATCGGCAACGTCAAGAACACCTTCATTGACCTGTTCTCCAAGCCGGTCGCCGAAAACGGCTTCAACCAGCCGGCCGAAAAGCTGAACCAGACCTTCACCACCAGCACCGGCACCAAGATCAAGAACGGCGACATCCTGATTGCGGCCATCACGTCCTGCACCAACACGTCCAACCCGAACGTGCTGCTGGCCGCCGGCCTGTTGGCCAAGAAGGCGGTCGAAGCCGGCTTGAAGGTGCCCAAGCACATCAAGACGTCGCTGGCCCCTGGATCGCGCGTGGTGACCGACTACCTGACCAAGACGGGTTTGCTGCCCTACCTGGAAAAGCTGGGCTTTGACGTGGCCGCCTATGGCTGCACCACCTGCATCGGCAACGCCGGCGACCTCACGCCCGACCTGAACGAAGCCATCATCGGCAACGACCTGGTCTGCTCGGCGGTGCTGTCCGGCAACCGCAACTTCGAAGCGCGCATCCACCCGAACATCAAGGCCAACTTCCTGGCCTCGCCCCCGCTGGTGGTGGCCTACGCGCTGGCCGGCACCGTCACCCGCGACCTGATGACCGAACCGGTTGGCAAGGGCAAGAACGGCGACGTCTGGCTGGGCGACATCTGGCCCACGGCCGAAGAAGTCGAAGCGCTGATGAAGCATGCGCTGGACCCGAAGGTGTTCGAGGCCAACTATGGCCAGGTCAAGAGCAACCCCGGCAAGCTGTGGGAAAACATCAAGGGCGTGGCTGGCGACACCTACAACTGGCCCGACTCCACCTACATTGCCGAACCGCCCTTCTTCGAAGGCTTCGACATGACGCCGGCCGCGATGCCCACCGTCAAGGGCGCGCGCGCGCTGGGCGTGTTTGGTGATTCCGTCACCACCGATCACATCTCGCCCGCGGGCTCCATCAAGGAAACCTCGCCGGCCGGCAAGTGGTTGAAGGAAAACGGCGTCATGAAGGCCGACTTCAACAGCTACGGCTCGCGTCGCGGCAACCACGAAATCATGATGCGCGGCACCTTCGCCAACGTGCGCATCAAGAACCTGATGATCCCGTCGCTGCCGGACGGCAGCCGTTTTGAAGGCGGCGAAACCCTGTTCCAGCCCACCGGCGAACAGATGTCCATCTACGACGCGGCCATGAAGTACGTGGCGCAGGGCACGCCCACCGTCGTCTTCGGCGGCGAAGAATACGGCACCGGCTCGTCGCGCGACTGGGCGGCCAAGGGCACGCAACTGCTGGGCGTCAAGGCCGTGATCACCCGCAGCTTTGAACGCATCCACCGCAGCAACCTGGTGGGCATGGGCGTGCTGCCGCTGCAATTCAAGGGCGCCGACAGCGTGGAGTCGCTGGGCATCACCGGCGAAGAAACCTACGACATCTCGGGCCTGGAAAACGGCATCAAGCCGATGCAGGACGTGACGCTGACGATCACCCGCAAGGACGGTTCGAAGCAGGACGTGACGGTGCTGCTGCGCATCGACACCCCGATCGAGGTCGATTACTACCAGCACGGCGGCATCCTGCCCTTCGTGCTGCGCCAACTGCTGGCGGCCTGA
- a CDS encoding Bug family tripartite tricarboxylate transporter substrate binding protein codes for MLKMNRWIGRAAAAMCVCAAAASPAVAAFPDRPLKLVVPYTPGGAADQLSRVLAERLSRELAQPVVVENKPGANTMIAATQVARSQPDGYTLFLASNASMVLNPMLYQKIAYDAARDFRVLSVVAELPLVVVANNQVPAATLAQFVSVAKARPGKLNYASVGIGNPLQLATELLKSRTGMDVAHIPYNGSAPALSSLMANDTQLMVDVISTSLPLVKEGKIKALAVTTAERLPVLPEVPTVAESGFPGFRAATWFGVAVPAETPAAEAGALRDAVARVMRQPDFRERFQALGLVIQAPRDQAETERYVEEDRKRWGEVIRANHIKLD; via the coding sequence ATGTTGAAGATGAATCGTTGGATCGGCCGCGCCGCGGCCGCGATGTGCGTTTGCGCGGCCGCCGCGTCGCCTGCGGTGGCGGCGTTTCCCGACCGGCCGCTGAAGCTGGTGGTGCCGTATACGCCGGGCGGCGCGGCCGACCAGTTGTCGCGCGTGCTGGCCGAGCGCCTGTCGCGGGAACTGGCGCAGCCGGTCGTCGTTGAAAACAAGCCCGGCGCCAACACCATGATTGCCGCCACGCAGGTGGCGCGCTCGCAGCCCGACGGCTACACCTTGTTCCTGGCCAGCAACGCCAGCATGGTGCTGAACCCGATGCTCTACCAAAAGATCGCCTACGACGCGGCGCGCGACTTCCGCGTGCTGTCCGTGGTGGCCGAACTGCCGCTGGTGGTGGTGGCCAACAACCAGGTGCCGGCAGCCACGCTGGCGCAATTCGTCAGCGTGGCCAAGGCGCGGCCCGGCAAGCTGAACTACGCCTCGGTCGGCATCGGCAACCCGCTGCAACTGGCGACGGAGCTGCTGAAATCGCGCACCGGCATGGACGTGGCGCACATTCCCTACAACGGCAGCGCGCCCGCGCTCAGTTCGCTGATGGCCAATGACACACAGTTGATGGTCGATGTGATCAGCACGTCGTTGCCGCTGGTCAAGGAGGGCAAGATCAAGGCCCTGGCGGTGACCACGGCCGAACGCCTGCCGGTGCTGCCCGAGGTGCCCACGGTGGCCGAAAGCGGCTTCCCCGGGTTTCGCGCGGCCACGTGGTTCGGGGTTGCCGTGCCTGCGGAAACCCCGGCGGCCGAGGCCGGCGCCCTGCGGGACGCGGTAGCCCGGGTCATGCGCCAGCCGGATTTCCGCGAACGCTTTCAGGCCTTGGGGCTGGTGATCCAGGCGCCGCGTGACCAGGCCGAGACCGAACGC
- the efp gene encoding elongation factor P, translating into MKTAQELRVGNVVMVGKDPLVVQKAEYNKSGRNAAVVKLKFKNLLTASASESVYKADEKFEVVQLDRKECTYSYFGDPMYVFMDEEYNQYEIEAESMGDALNYLEEAMPVEVVFYDGRAISVELPTTIVREITYTEPAVRGDTSGKVTKPAKINTGYELNVPLFCAIGDKIEIDTRTNEYRSRVQ; encoded by the coding sequence ATGAAAACCGCTCAGGAATTGCGAGTCGGCAACGTGGTCATGGTCGGCAAGGATCCCCTCGTGGTCCAGAAAGCCGAATACAACAAGTCTGGCCGTAACGCTGCTGTTGTGAAGCTGAAGTTCAAGAACCTGCTGACCGCCTCGGCCAGCGAATCGGTCTACAAGGCCGACGAAAAGTTCGAAGTCGTTCAACTGGATCGCAAGGAGTGCACCTACTCCTACTTCGGCGACCCGATGTACGTCTTCATGGACGAAGAGTACAACCAGTACGAAATCGAAGCGGAAAGCATGGGCGACGCCCTGAACTACCTGGAAGAAGCGATGCCAGTGGAAGTGGTCTTCTACGACGGCCGCGCCATTTCGGTGGAACTGCCCACGACGATCGTTCGCGAAATCACCTACACCGAACCCGCCGTGCGTGGCGATACGTCGGGCAAGGTCACCAAGCCGGCCAAGATCAACACCGGCTACGAACTGAACGTGCCGCTGTTCTGCGCCATTGGCGACAAGATCGAAATCGACACCCGTACCAACGAATACCGCAGCCGCGTTCAATAA
- a CDS encoding LysR family transcriptional regulator, whose protein sequence is MSALPALDLNLIQLFVTIVEAGTLSEAALRQGVTRSHVSRKLQKLERAFGAQLIRRTTRRLELTQQGTVLYEHGARMAREVESARHALQKLGTEPTGHVRLSLPTGLGELDALRPLLVRFALEHPSLSLRVLFSNRVSDLISSEIDVALRVISQPPQDYVARELGDVKWHLCAAPDYLQRVGMPAHPRDLARFDLLCPPGPKPQATLRLTRKGQTYEAKLAPRLQSEYFPFLAQAARDGAGIALLPAYIVQPDLESQRLREVLPAYRAEGPGDKLFILTSPTPYPSTAQRALVAFLKRELEPLLRGYLN, encoded by the coding sequence ATGTCCGCCTTGCCCGCGCTAGACCTGAACCTGATCCAACTGTTCGTGACCATCGTCGAGGCCGGCACGCTAAGCGAGGCTGCCTTGCGCCAAGGGGTGACGCGGTCGCACGTCAGCCGCAAGCTGCAAAAGCTGGAACGCGCGTTCGGCGCCCAGTTGATCCGGCGCACCACCCGCCGCCTGGAACTGACCCAGCAGGGCACGGTGCTGTACGAACACGGGGCGCGCATGGCGCGCGAAGTGGAGTCGGCGCGGCATGCCTTGCAGAAGCTGGGCACGGAACCCACCGGCCACGTCCGCTTGTCCCTGCCCACCGGCCTGGGCGAACTGGACGCGCTGCGCCCCCTGCTGGTGCGCTTTGCGCTGGAGCACCCCAGCCTGAGCCTGCGGGTTCTGTTTTCCAACCGCGTCAGCGATCTGATTTCGTCAGAGATCGACGTGGCGTTGCGGGTAATTTCGCAGCCGCCGCAAGACTACGTGGCCCGCGAGCTGGGCGACGTGAAATGGCACTTGTGCGCCGCTCCCGATTATTTGCAGCGCGTCGGCATGCCCGCGCACCCGCGCGACCTGGCCCGGTTTGACTTGCTATGCCCGCCCGGCCCGAAGCCGCAGGCAACGTTGCGGCTGACCCGCAAGGGGCAAACCTATGAAGCCAAGCTGGCGCCCCGTCTGCAATCCGAATACTTCCCTTTTCTGGCCCAGGCCGCGCGCGACGGCGCGGGCATCGCCTTACTGCCCGCCTACATCGTGCAACCCGACCTGGAATCGCAGCGGCTGCGTGAAGTGCTGCCCGCCTATCGGGCAGAAGGCCCCGGTGACAAGCTGTTCATTCTGACGTCGCCCACGCCTTACCCGTCTACCGCCCAACGCGCCCTGGTCGCCTTCCTGAAACGGGAGCTGGAGCCGCTGCTGCGCGGCTATTTGAATTGA
- a CDS encoding AMP-binding protein: MTARIIAGDLSLTREALVARGEQVAAGLAAMGVREGDVIAVLLRNGMPYLEIIQACKRLGCYYCPINWHYTADEVAFLVADSGARVLIAEDDLWRQVHATLPAGLPALRVAATGDAVAAPRSEDGGDSADYNAWRNAQPRYDGPVVAPRGHMAYTSGTTGRPKGVVRQPFPVDRLAEHLAAVESVVEQAYGLRQGCRALLPAPIYHSAPSVFAQVALRVCDTLVLTARFDPLEVLRLIEQHRIDTVYLVPIMYVRLLKLDARTRASFDLSSLRFVASTGAPCAPELKRAMIDWLGPVIHETYASSEAGMVTVIDSHEALAKPGSAGRPIGPAQVRVYGDDGRVCAPGEVGRIYVRQPAYADFTYRNHPEARQAVERDGLIGLGDLGYVDEDGYLFVCDRESDLVISGGVNIYPAEIEHHLTQYPGVADCAVFGVPDAEFGERLLGLIQPAADTDINVQDLMQWLSTRIARYKVPRELLLRPALPRDDNGKIAKRRLRAEFWAGQARKV, translated from the coding sequence ATGACGGCACGCATCATTGCCGGGGACCTGAGCCTGACGCGCGAGGCGCTGGTGGCCCGGGGCGAGCAGGTCGCGGCGGGCCTGGCGGCGATGGGCGTACGCGAAGGCGACGTCATCGCGGTGCTGCTGCGCAACGGCATGCCGTACCTGGAAATCATCCAGGCCTGCAAGCGGCTGGGTTGTTATTACTGCCCCATCAATTGGCACTACACGGCTGACGAGGTGGCGTTCCTGGTGGCCGACAGCGGCGCCAGGGTGTTGATCGCTGAAGATGATCTGTGGCGTCAGGTGCACGCCACCTTGCCCGCTGGCCTGCCCGCGCTGCGAGTCGCGGCAACGGGCGATGCGGTGGCTGCTCCGCGCAGCGAAGACGGTGGCGATAGCGCCGACTACAACGCCTGGCGCAACGCACAGCCCCGCTACGACGGCCCGGTGGTCGCCCCGCGCGGCCACATGGCGTACACCTCGGGCACGACCGGCCGGCCCAAGGGCGTGGTGCGCCAGCCGTTCCCGGTGGACCGTCTGGCCGAGCATCTGGCGGCGGTGGAGTCCGTGGTGGAACAGGCCTACGGCCTGCGGCAGGGCTGCCGCGCGCTGCTGCCGGCGCCGATCTATCACAGCGCGCCCAGCGTCTTCGCGCAGGTGGCGCTGCGCGTGTGCGACACGCTGGTGCTGACGGCGCGGTTCGACCCGCTTGAAGTCTTGCGTCTGATCGAGCAGCACCGCATCGACACCGTCTATCTCGTGCCCATCATGTATGTGCGCCTGCTGAAGCTGGATGCGCGCACGCGGGCGTCGTTCGACCTGTCCTCCTTGCGCTTCGTGGCGTCCACCGGCGCTCCCTGCGCGCCCGAACTCAAGCGCGCGATGATCGACTGGCTGGGGCCGGTCATCCATGAAACCTATGCGTCCAGTGAAGCGGGCATGGTGACCGTGATTGATTCGCACGAAGCGCTGGCCAAGCCCGGCAGCGCGGGGCGGCCGATCGGGCCGGCGCAAGTGCGCGTTTACGGCGACGACGGCCGCGTCTGCGCGCCCGGCGAAGTCGGCCGCATCTACGTGCGTCAGCCCGCCTACGCCGACTTCACCTACCGCAACCATCCCGAAGCCCGCCAAGCAGTGGAACGCGACGGGCTGATCGGCCTGGGCGACCTGGGCTATGTGGACGAAGACGGCTACCTGTTCGTGTGCGACCGCGAATCAGACCTGGTGATCTCGGGCGGTGTGAACATTTATCCCGCCGAAATCGAACATCACCTGACCCAGTACCCGGGCGTGGCCGACTGCGCCGTGTTCGGCGTGCCGGACGCGGAATTCGGCGAACGCTTGCTGGGGCTGATCCAGCCCGCGGCCGACACCGACATCAACGTGCAGGACCTGATGCAATGGCTGTCCACCCGCATCGCCCGCTACAAGGTGCCGCGCGAATTGCTGTTGCGCCCGGCGCTGCCGCGCGACGACAACGGCAAGATCGCCAAGCGCCGCTTGCGCGCCGAGTTTTGGGCAGGCCAGGCGCGCAAGGTGTAA
- a CDS encoding SDR family oxidoreductase gives MFRADLFRGQRILVTGGGTGLGLAMAEQLASLGATVHVCGRRQTVVEDAAAALRAKYGVQAYAHAVDIRDADAVDAMVAGIWTTHGGLDGLVNNAAGNFISPTEKLSARGFNAIADTVFRGTFYMTQAVGKRWIASGTHGAVVSIVVTWVWTGSPFVVPSAMSKAGIDAMTKSLAVEWGRHGIRLNAIAPGVIPTEGATARLRPNGDGQDALTQQNPMRRLGTGHDIGELAAFLLGPGNDWINGQTIALDGGDYLANGAYFKQYFDWSDEDWAAARTAIEARTAEDKAQRAGKPA, from the coding sequence ATGTTCCGCGCGGACCTGTTCCGCGGCCAGCGCATCCTCGTTACGGGAGGCGGCACGGGGCTGGGCCTGGCCATGGCCGAACAATTGGCCTCGCTGGGCGCCACCGTGCATGTGTGCGGCCGCCGCCAGACCGTGGTGGAAGACGCCGCCGCCGCGTTGCGCGCCAAGTACGGCGTCCAGGCCTACGCGCATGCCGTCGACATCCGCGACGCCGACGCGGTGGATGCCATGGTTGCAGGCATCTGGACCACGCACGGCGGGTTGGACGGCCTGGTCAACAACGCGGCGGGCAACTTCATCAGCCCCACCGAGAAATTGTCGGCGCGCGGCTTCAACGCCATCGCCGACACCGTGTTTCGTGGCACCTTCTACATGACGCAGGCGGTGGGCAAACGCTGGATCGCGTCCGGCACGCACGGCGCGGTGGTGTCCATCGTGGTGACCTGGGTGTGGACCGGATCGCCGTTCGTGGTGCCCTCGGCCATGTCCAAGGCCGGCATCGACGCCATGACCAAATCGCTGGCGGTGGAGTGGGGCAGGCATGGCATCCGCCTGAACGCCATTGCGCCGGGGGTTATTCCTACTGAGGGCGCGACGGCGCGCTTGCGTCCCAATGGCGACGGGCAGGACGCCCTGACGCAACAAAACCCCATGCGGCGCCTGGGCACCGGGCACGACATCGGCGAACTGGCGGCCTTTCTGCTGGGGCCGGGCAACGATTGGATCAATGGCCAGACGATTGCACTGGACGGGGGCGATTACCTGGCCAACGGTGCCTACTTCAAGCAGTACTTCGATTGGTCCGACGAAGACTGGGCCGCCGCCCGCACCGCCATCGAAGCGCGCACCGCGGAAGACAAGGCGCAACGCGCGGGGAAGCCGGCATGA
- the earP gene encoding elongation factor P maturation arginine rhamnosyltransferase EarP, which yields MQADIFCRVVDNYGDIGVCWRLARRLSQGFGWDIRLWVDDLASFARIQPGVADNAARQRCAGVDVVRWSDTPDPTLGARDVVIEAFACDPPDAFLQSMRQVHPAWINLEYLSAEAWVESCHGLPSQRPDGLVKHFFFPGFTAATGGLLREPGLSAERDALQASIEQQNNFLHALGVDDAVLSRRRDGARTVSLFCYPTAPVQALVSALAADSRPSVLLAPIGIAPGLEGACAEAACAAPGAPLLARLPFVAQPDFDRVLWLSDLNFVRGEDSFIRAAWAARPLVWQIYPQDQNTHLEKLEAWLARYPAPESAQSLIRAWNAPQGEQTVAAASAALAPDAWHAWAKAARDWDAKQAALPDLAENLAGFCADLAKKR from the coding sequence ATGCAAGCGGATATTTTCTGCCGAGTCGTCGATAACTATGGCGACATCGGCGTGTGCTGGCGGCTGGCCCGCCGGCTGTCCCAGGGTTTCGGCTGGGATATCCGCTTGTGGGTGGACGATCTGGCCAGCTTCGCCCGCATCCAGCCGGGCGTAGCCGACAACGCCGCGCGGCAACGCTGCGCGGGCGTGGATGTCGTGCGCTGGTCCGACACCCCCGACCCGACCCTGGGCGCGCGCGATGTCGTCATCGAGGCCTTCGCCTGCGATCCCCCGGACGCCTTCCTGCAAAGCATGCGCCAGGTGCACCCGGCCTGGATCAATCTGGAATATTTAAGCGCTGAAGCCTGGGTGGAAAGCTGCCACGGCCTGCCTTCGCAACGGCCAGATGGGCTGGTGAAGCACTTTTTCTTTCCCGGCTTCACCGCCGCCACGGGCGGCCTGCTGCGCGAACCGGGCCTGAGCGCGGAACGCGACGCGCTGCAGGCGTCGATAGAACAACAAAACAACTTTTTGCACGCGCTGGGTGTGGACGACGCCGTGCTCTCGCGCCGCCGCGACGGCGCGCGCACGGTCAGCCTGTTCTGCTATCCCACGGCGCCGGTGCAGGCATTGGTCAGTGCCCTGGCGGCCGACTCCCGGCCCAGCGTGCTGCTGGCGCCCATCGGCATCGCGCCGGGCCTGGAGGGCGCCTGCGCGGAGGCCGCCTGCGCGGCGCCGGGCGCCCCGCTGCTGGCGCGCCTGCCCTTTGTGGCACAGCCGGATTTCGACCGTGTGCTGTGGTTGTCGGACCTGAACTTCGTACGCGGCGAAGACTCGTTCATCCGCGCCGCCTGGGCAGCGCGTCCGCTGGTGTGGCAAATTTACCCGCAGGATCAGAACACGCACCTGGAAAAGCTTGAAGCCTGGCTGGCCCGCTATCCGGCCCCGGAATCCGCGCAGTCGTTGATACGGGCCTGGAACGCACCGCAAGGCGAACAGACCGTTGCGGCGGCCTCCGCGGCGCTGGCGCCGGACGCCTGGCACGCCTGGGCCAAGGCCGCCCGCGACTGGGACGCCAAGCAGGCGGCGCTACCCGATCTGGCTGAAAATCTGGCTGGGTTTTGCGCAGACCTGGCCAAGAAACGTTAG